One Mycolicibacterium parafortuitum DNA segment encodes these proteins:
- a CDS encoding MCE family protein, whose product MIRSVKSLAALGCAAAVTLSGCSFQGVNSLPLPGAVGRGGDAVTYHIQVPNVATLESNSPVMIDDVVVGSVGKMTVQNWHADVEVSVKPDVVIPANAVATVGQTSLLGSMHLALNPPLGEAPSGRLQPGSTLPLNSASTYPTTEQTLSSLSTVANGGGLGQIGDIIHNMSTGLAGREDEARELLQRLDNFIGVLDEQRDNIIATMTQMRRVAGTFAGQQQVIDRALKELPPAIDVLIRERPQFTTALRKLGEFSDTAAGVVNDAGDDLIKDLEKLGPVLGALADVGPDLNLALLWATAFPYGPTFADRITRGDYINLYATFDLTYPRLKKTLLLGTRWGDENAKLIPAPGDPYYLNYSYDPLKLGVAPPPAEALPPPSEAAADAPALPPITEPLLPVTPPPPAAPWLPQSQPITPGNIFAGPYANDAVPASVAPTPGGGG is encoded by the coding sequence ATGATCCGCAGTGTCAAATCGCTTGCCGCGCTCGGCTGCGCCGCGGCCGTCACGTTGTCCGGGTGCTCGTTCCAGGGGGTGAACTCGCTGCCGCTGCCGGGTGCGGTCGGCCGCGGCGGGGACGCGGTGACCTATCACATCCAGGTGCCCAATGTGGCCACGCTGGAATCGAATTCACCGGTGATGATCGACGACGTGGTGGTCGGCAGCGTCGGGAAGATGACCGTGCAGAACTGGCACGCCGACGTCGAGGTGTCGGTCAAGCCGGATGTCGTAATCCCCGCGAACGCGGTGGCCACCGTAGGGCAGACCAGCCTGCTCGGCTCGATGCACCTGGCGCTGAACCCGCCGCTGGGCGAAGCCCCGAGCGGACGGCTGCAGCCCGGTTCGACGCTGCCGCTGAACTCGGCGTCGACATACCCGACGACCGAGCAGACGCTGTCGTCGCTGTCGACCGTCGCCAACGGCGGAGGGCTCGGGCAGATCGGCGACATCATCCACAACATGAGCACCGGGCTGGCCGGACGCGAGGACGAGGCCCGGGAACTGTTGCAGCGCCTCGACAATTTCATCGGTGTGCTCGATGAACAGCGGGACAACATCATCGCGACCATGACCCAGATGCGGCGCGTCGCCGGGACTTTCGCCGGTCAGCAGCAGGTGATCGACCGTGCACTGAAGGAGTTGCCGCCCGCCATCGACGTGCTCATCAGGGAACGGCCGCAGTTCACCACCGCGTTGCGGAAACTCGGCGAGTTCAGCGACACCGCCGCCGGTGTGGTCAACGACGCCGGTGACGACCTGATCAAGGACCTGGAGAAGCTCGGCCCGGTACTCGGTGCACTCGCCGACGTCGGCCCCGACCTGAACCTGGCGCTGCTGTGGGCGACGGCGTTCCCGTACGGGCCGACCTTTGCCGACCGCATCACCCGCGGCGACTACATCAACCTGTACGCGACCTTCGACCTCACCTACCCTCGGTTGAAGAAGACGCTGCTGCTCGGCACCCGCTGGGGTGACGAGAACGCGAAACTGATTCCGGCGCCGGGGGATCCGTACTACCTGAACTACTCGTACGATCCGCTCAAGCTCGGTGTCGCCCCGCCGCCGGCGGAGGCGCTGCCGCCTCCGTCCGAGGCCGCGGCCGATGCTCCGGCGCTCCCGCCGATCACCGAGCCGCTGCTGCCGGTGACACCGCCGCCTCCCGCGGCGCCGTGGCTGCCGCAGTCGCAACCGATCACCCCGGGCAACATCTTCGCCGGTCCCTATGCCAACGACGCCGTGCCGGCGTCAGTCGCACCGACACCAGGAGGTGGTGGCTGA